The Stieleria maiorica genome includes the window TAAACATCTCGTAAAACGTTGCGTACTGATCGACCGATGTCCCGAGTTGCGCCAGAAACACTTCCTTTCCAGTATTTCCAATCTTCAACGAGTCGTGGCGGCGTTGGAGTGTATGCCACGCGTTCGACAATGACGCGGTCAAGTCCCATGTTGACCAATAGCCCCAGCGAATCCCTTCGGCATTTTAAATAGTCAAATAGCTGGACGAACTCTGCGGGCGAGGGATGACGTGGAACAGCTTTTAGTTCGATCGTGATCTTGCCCCAAACAACGAAATCTGGGATCAACCGGTAGACTTGTTCACCGTATAAAAACAATGGGTGAATCGGTTTGCTAACAAACGGGACGTCATTGTTTCTAAAGCAGACGACTAATGCCTGGTGATAATCTTCTTCGTCACGCCCTACTCCGACGTTATTCTGAACATCAAAAAAGCAATGACGAATTGCGTGCGTGCGGTCTTCGTAAAGAATTGCCATGAATAGCCACCCCCAGATGAGAGCAGCGAGGGTACTTCCCGCAGGTAGCTGCGCGAACCCTCGAATCTAACATTCCACTGTTATCCGTGGGTTCGCGCTGCTATCCGTGGGTTCAACACTCTTACACGCATTCGGCTACTTTGAATTGTGCTAGCAAAGACAAAGGAAAACCTTGTATGACACCCGAGCTGATTGTCTGTGTCGAAACGATTGTCCGTGGGCGGATGGAGGGTCAGGGGGCGGGGCATGGGTTTGATCATGTCGGGCGTGTGCTTCGTTCGGCGAGGCACATCCGGGCGGAAGTCGGGGGTGACCGGTCGATCGTCGATCTCGCCGCGCTGTTGCATGACGTCGGCGACGCGAAGTTTCATGACGGGATCGAAAAGAGCGCGGAGCTGAGTCGCGAAATCCTGGGTGAACTCGGCGTCGATGCGCCGGTCATCGATCATGTCGCACACATCGTCGA containing:
- a CDS encoding GxxExxY protein; this translates as MAILYEDRTHAIRHCFFDVQNNVGVGRDEEDYHQALVVCFRNNDVPFVSKPIHPLFLYGEQVYRLIPDFVVWGKITIELKAVPRHPSPAEFVQLFDYLKCRRDSLGLLVNMGLDRVIVERVAYTPTPPRLVEDWKYWKGSVSGATRDIGRSVRNVLRDVYREHGTGYGEEVFEKLLLFGLRHQGMKVTVNPTAEARYTDTQLRKSSLRCFLIEDEVVLCQTALFEDNSFNMNRCRSYMKALGSRWGIAANFGKSLVEIVGLRRQ